In a single window of the Anaerocolumna cellulosilytica genome:
- a CDS encoding O-antigen ligase family protein, whose translation MNIIENRALMRPLDTTLTYTNITYTNLVMMSVISIFLPYVIAGSFLITLAIYLLMNKQTRKLVLVHKSSKYFLGFSGFYMLVSYAYENWFGVFAGMAVALGIVLGYFQYSVMTKELFEKVLTLICILSIISTTCALSEKIIIARLDQYYSYDRISAMFYHPNYFGTITATVIIICAYKILTHQGFKGFYYIIAGMNVINIYLCESMFAWVEVFVGIAILLFITKQTRMLVLWGSIGAIAGAMILIANINLIPRLSEAELTLSMRFKIWDMSLEQIKRAPIFGNGLMTYANKTLSKHNLTVHSHSIYLETLLNFGIVGTIGLLIPMLKYYIQVLKTCFKEKNCKITSLILAVTGAALVHGAADITLLWIQTMPIFIFLIAGLGAYKTESKTAA comes from the coding sequence TTGAATATTATAGAAAATAGAGCATTAATGCGTCCTTTGGACACAACCTTAACATATACCAATATCACATATACAAATTTGGTCATGATGTCAGTAATCAGTATTTTTTTACCCTATGTTATTGCAGGCAGCTTTCTTATAACCCTGGCAATTTACTTATTAATGAACAAACAGACAAGGAAGTTAGTACTTGTACATAAATCTTCCAAATACTTTTTGGGCTTTTCCGGATTTTATATGCTGGTATCCTACGCCTATGAAAACTGGTTTGGAGTATTTGCAGGTATGGCTGTCGCTCTTGGTATTGTATTGGGTTATTTTCAATACAGCGTTATGACGAAGGAGCTTTTTGAAAAGGTATTAACATTAATCTGTATACTTAGTATTATCAGCACTACCTGTGCCCTAAGTGAAAAAATAATTATAGCAAGGCTTGACCAGTATTATAGTTATGATAGAATTTCAGCTATGTTCTATCATCCCAATTATTTTGGCACAATAACGGCTACGGTAATTATTATTTGTGCTTATAAAATACTGACCCATCAAGGATTTAAAGGTTTTTACTATATCATAGCAGGGATGAATGTAATAAATATATATCTGTGCGAGAGTATGTTTGCTTGGGTAGAGGTATTTGTGGGTATTGCAATTTTACTCTTTATTACAAAACAGACCCGTATGTTGGTCTTATGGGGCAGTATTGGGGCAATTGCAGGCGCAATGATACTAATAGCTAATATAAATCTGATTCCGAGGTTATCAGAAGCAGAACTTACTTTAAGTATGAGATTTAAAATCTGGGATATGTCCCTTGAACAGATAAAACGGGCTCCCATATTTGGGAATGGTCTTATGACTTATGCCAATAAGACATTGAGTAAACATAACCTAACAGTACATTCCCATAGTATTTACTTAGAAACTCTCTTAAACTTTGGGATTGTCGGCACGATAGGCTTACTTATACCCATGTTAAAATATTACATTCAAGTTTTAAAGACTTGTTTTAAGGAGAAGAACTGTAAGATAACCTCTTTAATTCTTGCGGTTACCGGAGCGGCACTGGTTCATGGAGCAGCGGATATTACATTGCTATGGATTCAGACCATGCCCATATTTATATTTTTAATAGCAGGCCTAGGAGCCTATAAAACTGAATCTAAGACTGCTGCATAG
- a CDS encoding precorrin-8X methylmutase, translating into MKTMIENLLPEEIEKRSFEIIEKELRERGVYDPQSPYNPILKRVIHTSADFEYVDNLSISPTALERAFAALKGGAVIVTDTNMAKSGINKAALNRLGCEVHCYMADEDVAKEAKLRGVTRALVSMEKAAKLNKKLIFAIGNAPTALIRLYELIEEGVLSPELIIGVPVGFVNVVESKELIIKTNIPYIVAKGRKGGSNVAACICNALLYMLDDNKM; encoded by the coding sequence ATGAAAACAATGATTGAGAATTTATTACCAGAAGAGATTGAAAAAAGAAGTTTTGAAATTATTGAGAAAGAGTTAAGGGAAAGAGGCGTATATGATCCTCAATCACCATATAATCCAATTCTTAAGAGGGTTATTCACACCTCAGCAGATTTCGAGTACGTTGACAATTTGTCTATATCTCCTACTGCACTTGAAAGAGCCTTTGCAGCGTTAAAAGGGGGTGCTGTCATTGTTACTGATACCAATATGGCTAAATCAGGAATCAATAAAGCTGCACTAAACCGCTTGGGTTGTGAGGTACATTGTTATATGGCGGATGAGGATGTAGCAAAAGAAGCCAAGTTAAGAGGTGTAACCAGAGCTTTAGTAAGTATGGAAAAGGCTGCAAAATTAAATAAGAAGCTTATTTTTGCAATTGGCAATGCTCCAACTGCACTTATTCGGCTTTATGAGCTTATAGAAGAGGGAGTATTAAGTCCTGAGTTAATTATCGGTGTACCGGTAGGATTTGTAAATGTTGTAGAGTCGAAGGAATTAATCATCAAGACAAATATACCCTATATAGTGGCAAAAGGAAGAAAAGGCGGAAGCAATGTTGCTGCTTGTATTTGCAATGCTTTGCTATATATGCTTGATGATAATAAAATGTAA
- a CDS encoding cob(I)yrinic acid a,c-diamide adenosyltransferase — protein MSETNGSKGLIHLYCGDGKGKTTAAMGLAIRAAGSGMRVVFLQFLKGRPVSELNSLKLIPGITVIRNNKDYGFYNTMSEQDKKDITKLHNENLYKARALVEQGEVDLLVLDEVCAAYRYPLLDTEAIKELILHKRQGLELVLTGRNPDSLFVEQADYISEIQKVKHPFDKNIHARKGIEY, from the coding sequence ATGAGTGAAACAAATGGTAGCAAGGGTTTAATTCATTTATATTGCGGTGATGGAAAAGGTAAAACAACCGCTGCGATGGGTCTTGCCATAAGAGCAGCAGGATCTGGGATGAGGGTAGTTTTTTTACAGTTTTTAAAAGGGAGACCTGTCAGTGAATTAAACAGTTTGAAATTGATCCCTGGTATTACGGTTATTCGAAATAACAAAGATTACGGCTTTTATAATACTATGTCAGAACAGGATAAAAAAGATATCACCAAACTTCATAATGAAAACTTATATAAAGCCAGAGCGTTAGTAGAGCAGGGGGAAGTTGATTTGCTGGTACTGGATGAGGTTTGTGCCGCTTACAGATACCCTCTGCTTGATACAGAAGCAATAAAGGAACTGATACTTCATAAAAGACAGGGACTTGAATTAGTACTGACTGGAAGAAATCCAGACAGCTTATTTGTAGAACAGGCAGACTATATTTCTGAAATTCAAAAAGTAAAGCACCCGTTTGATAAAAATATCCATGCTAGAAAAGGAATTGAATATTAG
- a CDS encoding cobyric acid synthase: MHKSIMIQGTMSNVGKSLLTAGLCRVFKQDGYKVAPFKSQNMALNSYITEEGLEMGRAQVMQAEACGIKPSVYMNPILLKPTTDVGSQVIVNGEVIGNMKAVEYFRYKKTLIPDIMKAYEKLTDEYDIVVLEGAGSPAEINLKQEDIVNMGLARMTKSPVLLVGDIDRGGVFAQLAGTLMLLTEEEKAIVKATVINKFRGDKEILKPGLTMLEDICSKPVAGVIPYVYLDIDDEDSLSERFVRRKEGGLVQIAVIRLPRISNFTDFNALESIEEVNLSYVTSPAQLQEADMVIIPGTKSTMSDLLWMRQNGLEAAIKKLADKGKIVMGICGGYQMLGDTLTDPYGVEASGSLAGMGLLPMDTVFEKEKVRTQVTGQVTSPVGHFKLLEGAAIEGYEIHMGTSSSKSGGISSFSRLEYGLAGKREVKQDGYIMDNILGTYVHGIFDSEEFLEGMVKTLLKSKGLNYEQVKTVDVKAHKEEQYDRLADTIRQNLDIEFIYKILEAGV, encoded by the coding sequence ATGCATAAGTCAATTATGATTCAGGGAACTATGTCCAATGTAGGTAAAAGCTTGCTTACAGCAGGGCTTTGCCGTGTGTTTAAACAAGATGGATACAAGGTAGCGCCCTTTAAGTCTCAGAATATGGCACTTAATTCCTATATTACTGAGGAGGGGCTTGAGATGGGAAGGGCGCAGGTAATGCAGGCAGAGGCCTGTGGTATTAAGCCGTCTGTGTATATGAATCCCATTTTATTAAAGCCCACAACGGATGTGGGCTCCCAAGTAATTGTAAATGGTGAAGTAATTGGGAACATGAAAGCAGTTGAATATTTTCGTTATAAAAAGACCTTGATACCAGATATAATGAAGGCCTATGAAAAGTTGACAGATGAATATGATATTGTAGTTCTTGAAGGAGCCGGCAGCCCAGCAGAGATTAATTTAAAGCAGGAGGATATTGTAAATATGGGACTAGCCCGTATGACCAAATCTCCGGTGCTGTTAGTCGGTGATATTGACAGGGGAGGTGTGTTTGCACAGTTAGCCGGTACCTTGATGCTCTTAACGGAGGAAGAGAAGGCTATAGTAAAGGCAACCGTTATTAATAAGTTCCGGGGTGACAAAGAAATATTAAAACCGGGTCTTACAATGCTTGAAGATATATGCAGTAAACCGGTAGCTGGGGTCATTCCTTATGTGTATCTGGATATTGATGATGAAGACAGCTTATCGGAACGATTTGTAAGAAGAAAAGAGGGAGGATTGGTTCAGATTGCAGTAATCAGACTCCCTCGGATATCTAATTTTACAGATTTTAATGCACTGGAGAGTATTGAGGAAGTAAACTTAAGCTATGTTACTTCACCTGCCCAGTTACAGGAGGCGGATATGGTCATAATACCAGGAACTAAGAGTACCATGTCAGATTTATTGTGGATGCGTCAGAATGGGTTGGAAGCAGCAATTAAGAAGCTTGCAGACAAGGGGAAGATAGTTATGGGTATCTGTGGTGGATATCAGATGTTAGGGGATACTCTAACAGACCCTTATGGCGTAGAAGCTTCCGGCAGCCTGGCAGGCATGGGACTTCTGCCAATGGACACAGTATTTGAAAAGGAAAAGGTAAGAACACAGGTAACGGGACAGGTTACCAGCCCTGTAGGTCATTTTAAACTGTTAGAAGGAGCGGCTATAGAAGGGTATGAAATACATATGGGTACTTCTAGCAGTAAAAGTGGAGGGATTTCTTCCTTTTCCCGGTTAGAATATGGTCTTGCCGGTAAGAGAGAGGTTAAGCAGGATGGTTATATAATGGATAATATTTTAGGAACCTACGTGCATGGTATTTTTGATAGCGAAGAATTCCTAGAAGGAATGGTAAAAACACTGCTAAAAAGTAAAGGCCTAAATTATGAACAGGTCAAAACCGTGGATGTAAAAGCTCATAAGGAAGAACAATATGATAGACTGGCAGATACCATTAGACAAAATCTGGATATAGAATTTATCTATAAAATATTGGAGGCAGGTGTATGA
- a CDS encoding pyridoxal phosphate-dependent aminotransferase has protein sequence MHSYEHGGETYDKEITLDFSANINPFGLPEGVKDALLKGIDSFNVYPDQHCRKLRTDLAKKIGIEDKSLIIGNGASDIIFRICFAVKPKKALLLAPTFSEYEKALKAAGCDIDYYALKAEDNYCLTEQFINALTADFDIVFLCNPNNPVGNILEKRLVKKIQKVCKEKKIFLVMDECFLDFTNQCIEASLLSYIKGNENLLILKAFTKFYAMAGLRLGYGICSNRELIKAMEYAGPSWNVSIPAQIAGIAALKEDAYDKATYEWLLNERDYLYEGLLRLEFKVYKPEANYIFFKGAENLYEDMLEKGILLRQCANYRGLSGEYYRIAVKTRKENEQLLKAIKEWRAYA, from the coding sequence ATGCATTCATATGAACATGGAGGAGAAACCTACGATAAAGAGATAACCTTGGATTTTTCAGCGAATATAAACCCTTTTGGTCTGCCGGAGGGGGTAAAAGATGCACTATTAAAGGGTATAGATAGCTTTAATGTATATCCTGACCAGCATTGTAGGAAATTAAGGACAGATTTGGCAAAAAAGATTGGAATAGAAGATAAAAGCCTTATTATAGGGAATGGAGCTTCGGATATTATCTTTCGGATATGCTTTGCAGTAAAGCCCAAAAAGGCATTACTACTTGCACCAACCTTTTCTGAATATGAAAAGGCTCTTAAAGCAGCAGGGTGCGATATTGACTACTACGCTTTAAAAGCGGAAGATAATTATTGTTTAACAGAACAATTTATCAATGCTTTAACAGCTGATTTTGATATAGTATTCTTATGTAATCCCAATAATCCGGTTGGAAATATATTGGAAAAGAGATTGGTTAAAAAGATACAAAAAGTGTGCAAAGAGAAAAAGATTTTTCTGGTAATGGATGAATGTTTTCTGGATTTTACGAACCAATGTATAGAGGCTTCTCTTCTGTCTTATATTAAAGGGAATGAAAATCTTCTTATATTAAAGGCATTTACTAAATTCTATGCAATGGCAGGTCTTAGGCTTGGCTATGGAATTTGTAGCAATAGAGAACTAATAAAGGCAATGGAGTATGCCGGTCCATCCTGGAATGTATCAATTCCAGCTCAAATAGCCGGCATTGCAGCTCTTAAGGAAGATGCTTATGATAAGGCAACCTATGAATGGCTTTTAAATGAAAGAGACTATCTCTACGAGGGATTGCTGCGTTTAGAATTTAAAGTATATAAGCCTGAAGCTAATTATATATTTTTTAAAGGGGCAGAAAATCTTTATGAAGACATGTTAGAAAAGGGAATCCTTCTGCGGCAATGTGCCAACTACCGTGGGCTTTCGGGAGAATATTACAGAATTGCAGTAAAAACCAGAAAAGAGAATGAGCAGCTGTTAAAAGCTATAAAGGAGTGGAGAGCGTATGCATAA
- the cbiB gene encoding adenosylcobinamide-phosphate synthase CbiB, producing MELLKYHTVIALILGYILDLLFGDPYWLPHPIRLIGSLINRMEKAIRSFTSKNPKALLMGGFLLLAFVATVSMVVPFLLLSFLYKYLPYAGLIVESIMCYQLLATKCLKDESMKVYHSLKQDNMEEARYHVSMIVGRDTKVLDKEGITKAAVETVAENTSDGVIAPMIFLAIGGPFLGFLYKAVNTLDSMVGYKNEKYLYFGRTSAKLDDVLNYIPSRIAAFLMILACPFAGLSMENAFKIYRRDNRNHSSPNSAQTEAACAGALGVQLAGDAWYFGKLHKKPTIGDALHPVETEDIKRANQLLYITSFLCLLLVSITGFLLRMAIH from the coding sequence ATGGAATTATTAAAATATCATACAGTAATTGCTCTTATCCTTGGATATATTTTAGATTTACTCTTCGGAGACCCTTATTGGCTGCCACATCCCATCCGCTTAATTGGCAGTCTGATAAACCGGATGGAAAAGGCAATTAGAAGTTTTACGTCAAAGAATCCGAAAGCTTTACTTATGGGAGGATTTCTATTACTGGCTTTTGTGGCTACTGTATCCATGGTAGTACCATTTCTGCTCTTATCATTTTTGTATAAATATCTTCCATATGCAGGTTTAATTGTTGAGAGTATTATGTGTTATCAGCTTTTGGCTACAAAATGTCTTAAGGATGAAAGTATGAAAGTTTATCATTCTCTGAAGCAAGATAATATGGAAGAAGCCAGATATCATGTATCTATGATTGTAGGCCGTGATACCAAGGTTCTTGATAAAGAGGGGATAACGAAAGCAGCCGTAGAAACTGTTGCTGAAAATACTTCTGATGGGGTAATTGCACCTATGATTTTTTTGGCAATTGGAGGACCATTTTTAGGCTTTTTATATAAGGCTGTTAATACGCTTGACTCTATGGTAGGTTATAAAAACGAAAAATACCTGTATTTTGGACGTACCAGTGCAAAGCTTGATGATGTCTTGAATTATATACCCTCTAGGATAGCAGCATTTCTTATGATTTTGGCCTGCCCCTTTGCAGGGCTTTCCATGGAAAATGCATTCAAAATATACCGCAGAGATAATAGAAACCATTCCAGTCCCAATTCTGCGCAGACAGAAGCAGCCTGTGCTGGTGCCCTAGGAGTACAGCTAGCCGGAGATGCCTGGTATTTTGGGAAACTACACAAAAAACCAACAATCGGTGATGCACTGCATCCAGTGGAAACGGAAGATATTAAAAGAGCCAATCAGTTGTTGTACATAACCTCATTTTTGTGCCTTTTATTGGTATCAATTACTGGTTTCTTACTGCGTATGGCAATTCACTAA
- a CDS encoding histidine phosphatase family protein, producing the protein MKVVLIRHGLTKGNLERRYIGSTDESLCEEGVNSLQSLVAQHIYPEVKQVFISPMKRCIETAGIIYPNQHPIIEEDFRECDFGLFEYKTYEQLKENIEYIQWLDSEGKGTIPQGEGQEAFKLRCHKGFYNIMENLTVSVDEKDTIGFILHGGTIMAIMEEYASPPESFYHWQCKNGEGYVCRWDFAKKVLLLEAKISILDFKQAMNRCVREKEI; encoded by the coding sequence ATGAAAGTAGTATTGATTCGTCACGGTCTAACAAAAGGAAATTTAGAGAGAAGATATATAGGCAGTACAGATGAAAGTCTATGTGAAGAAGGGGTTAACAGCTTGCAGAGCCTGGTGGCTCAACACATCTATCCGGAGGTAAAACAAGTTTTTATCAGCCCTATGAAGCGGTGTATAGAAACGGCAGGAATCATATACCCCAATCAGCATCCTATAATAGAAGAAGATTTTAGGGAATGTGATTTTGGTTTATTTGAATATAAGACTTATGAGCAGTTAAAAGAGAATATAGAATATATCCAGTGGCTTGACAGTGAAGGAAAGGGAACGATTCCACAAGGAGAAGGGCAGGAAGCCTTTAAGCTGCGCTGCCATAAAGGATTTTATAATATAATGGAGAATTTGACAGTGTCGGTTGATGAAAAGGATACCATAGGGTTTATTCTGCATGGCGGTACTATTATGGCAATTATGGAAGAGTATGCCAGCCCGCCTGAGAGCTTTTATCATTGGCAGTGTAAAAATGGTGAGGGATACGTATGTCGGTGGGATTTTGCAAAAAAGGTACTGCTTCTTGAAGCTAAGATATCAATACTGGATTTTAAGCAGGCAATGAATAGGTGTGTACGGGAAAAAGAAATTTAA
- a CDS encoding bifunctional adenosylcobinamide kinase/adenosylcobinamide-phosphate guanylyltransferase, protein MELYIGGISQGKLAYVLQKYEISKDSPLLCDGAICSQEDILAKPFINQFHEFIRRLLKEQQEAKDVVATSYIEEFLFEFFEKNPKAVVISNEVGYGIVPMDCKDRIYRETVGRSLCKIAERSKRVERIICGLGTVIKGD, encoded by the coding sequence ATGGAGCTATATATAGGTGGAATTAGTCAGGGGAAATTAGCCTACGTACTGCAAAAGTACGAGATAAGTAAGGATAGTCCTCTTCTATGTGATGGGGCTATCTGTTCACAGGAAGATATATTAGCAAAACCATTCATAAATCAGTTTCATGAGTTTATTAGACGCCTGTTAAAAGAGCAGCAGGAGGCAAAAGATGTAGTTGCAACTAGCTATATTGAGGAGTTTCTATTTGAATTCTTTGAGAAAAATCCCAAAGCAGTAGTAATAAGCAATGAAGTAGGTTACGGAATTGTACCAATGGATTGTAAAGACCGAATCTACAGGGAAACCGTTGGAAGAAGCCTATGTAAAATTGCAGAGAGGTCTAAAAGAGTTGAGAGGATTATTTGTGGTCTGGGTACTGTTATTAAAGGGGATTAG
- a CDS encoding adenosylcobinamide-GDP ribazoletransferase translates to MNWINAMIITFSMYSKIPMPRMEWKEKDMKYAMIFFPFVGAVVGGTLFVWWILSERLGIEIFFKSALAVSLPIIITGGIHLDGFLDTMDAISSYQPREKKLEILKDPHTGAFAIISGLVYVILYIGAVSEINTQSGWLIMCLGFIVSRSLSGLSLVWFPSAKKEGLLHTFSEAAHRRLTRIVLLLVLILTLTGMIFCNPVQGIVAGLTAGSVFFYYKRLSFKEFGGITGDLAGFFLQICELFIVISLAFTDKL, encoded by the coding sequence ATGAATTGGATAAACGCAATGATAATTACTTTTTCCATGTATTCTAAGATACCAATGCCCAGAATGGAATGGAAAGAAAAAGATATGAAATATGCAATGATTTTCTTTCCATTTGTAGGAGCAGTTGTTGGAGGAACATTATTTGTTTGGTGGATTTTGAGTGAAAGGCTGGGTATTGAGATATTCTTTAAGAGTGCGCTGGCGGTATCTCTTCCTATTATAATAACCGGTGGAATACATCTGGATGGTTTTTTAGATACGATGGATGCGATTAGCTCTTACCAGCCAAGGGAAAAAAAGCTTGAGATATTAAAAGATCCTCATACGGGGGCCTTTGCTATCATTAGCGGTTTGGTGTATGTTATATTGTATATAGGAGCAGTTAGTGAAATAAACACACAATCCGGTTGGTTAATTATGTGTCTGGGCTTTATAGTATCCCGCAGTTTAAGCGGCCTTTCACTGGTATGGTTTCCCTCTGCCAAGAAGGAGGGACTTTTGCATACATTTTCAGAGGCAGCTCACCGCCGTCTGACAAGAATTGTCCTACTCCTTGTACTTATTTTGACTCTCACAGGAATGATTTTTTGTAACCCGGTACAGGGAATTGTGGCAGGACTTACAGCTGGCAGTGTTTTTTTCTATTATAAAAGGCTGTCCTTTAAAGAGTTTGGTGGAATAACAGGAGATTTGGCAGGATTTTTTTTACAGATTTGTGAACTTTTTATTGTAATTTCTCTTGCTTTTACAGATAAACTGTAA
- a CDS encoding bifunctional adenosylcobinamide kinase/adenosylcobinamide-phosphate guanylyltransferase: MLIVVTGGSGSGKSVYAENYSENFSTKMLYYIATMMPYDTECLERIKRHQFQRKEKGFTTLECYKDLETVNLEPNSTVLLECMSNLLANVMFSEDKIIANEAENSNKNVKDCICDYILNGINHLIVHVENLIVVTNEVFSDNGSEYKETMEYIQALGEINQRLALKADRVYEVVCGIPVLLKG; this comes from the coding sequence ATGCTAATTGTTGTTACAGGAGGAAGCGGAAGCGGCAAGTCCGTATATGCTGAAAATTACTCAGAAAATTTTAGTACAAAAATGCTTTATTATATTGCCACAATGATGCCTTATGACACCGAGTGCCTGGAGCGTATAAAAAGGCATCAGTTTCAGAGAAAGGAAAAAGGTTTTACAACCCTTGAGTGCTATAAGGATTTAGAGACTGTTAACCTTGAGCCTAATTCTACTGTTCTACTAGAATGCATGTCCAACCTGCTTGCAAATGTCATGTTTAGTGAGGATAAAATAATTGCTAATGAAGCTGAGAATTCTAACAAGAATGTAAAAGATTGTATCTGTGATTATATATTGAATGGAATAAATCACTTAATCGTTCATGTGGAGAACCTTATAGTTGTAACCAATGAGGTGTTTTCAGATAATGGCTCAGAGTATAAAGAAACGATGGAATATATTCAGGCTTTAGGGGAAATTAATCAAAGACTTGCGCTAAAGGCAGACCGGGTTTACGAAGTAGTCTGCGGTATTCCGGTATTGTTAAAGGGATAA
- the cobT gene encoding nicotinate-nucleotide--dimethylbenzimidazole phosphoribosyltransferase — protein sequence MEQKLQETTTGRQMPEKFCKEAFRKYTELQELIQNTYALDGAAITEAKKRWDSIAKPIGSLGIFEDMIGRLAGIQKTPDILLHQKAMVVFCSDNGVVEEGVTQTDSSVTAIVTRNIAKGCANINHMARTVNAQVIPVDMGINSDIVESEVWQRKVSYGTGNIAKEPAMTSDNMLKALQTGIELAGELKAKGFHILGTGEMGIGNTTTSSAVASALLHLLPEEVTGRGAGLSDDGLKRKIQVIYKALEINRPDREDPFDILMKLGGYDIAGMAGLYLGGMKYGVPVIIDGFISSVAALVAKRICPEVVDFMLPSHKSKEPAANLILKELGLTPVIAGNLALGEGTGAVMLFPLLDMALSVYRSSTTFDAIQIKAYERFELS from the coding sequence ATGGAGCAGAAACTACAGGAGACAACTACAGGAAGGCAAATGCCAGAGAAATTTTGCAAAGAGGCCTTCCGGAAGTATACAGAATTACAAGAACTAATACAAAATACCTATGCTTTAGACGGGGCAGCAATAACAGAAGCAAAAAAACGTTGGGACAGCATAGCAAAGCCTATAGGGAGTTTGGGAATATTCGAGGATATGATAGGCAGGTTGGCCGGAATTCAGAAAACACCGGATATTCTCTTACACCAGAAAGCCATGGTGGTATTTTGCAGTGATAACGGTGTTGTAGAGGAAGGGGTTACACAGACGGATAGCAGTGTCACAGCGATTGTAACCCGAAATATAGCAAAGGGATGTGCCAATATTAATCATATGGCAAGGACAGTAAATGCCCAGGTAATACCGGTGGATATGGGTATTAATTCAGATATAGTCGAGTCGGAAGTATGGCAGCGAAAGGTGTCATATGGAACCGGGAATATTGCAAAAGAGCCGGCCATGACCAGCGATAACATGTTAAAAGCATTACAGACAGGGATAGAGTTGGCAGGTGAATTAAAGGCAAAGGGGTTTCATATACTTGGAACCGGAGAAATGGGGATAGGTAATACCACTACCAGCAGTGCAGTAGCCAGTGCTTTGTTACATCTCTTGCCGGAAGAAGTCACAGGAAGGGGCGCCGGATTAAGCGATGATGGTCTGAAAAGAAAGATACAGGTGATATATAAGGCACTTGAGATTAACCGTCCTGACAGAGAAGACCCGTTTGATATACTTATGAAACTAGGTGGTTATGATATTGCCGGAATGGCAGGACTGTACCTTGGTGGTATGAAGTATGGAGTACCGGTAATTATTGACGGTTTTATATCTTCTGTAGCAGCTTTGGTGGCAAAAAGAATCTGTCCGGAAGTAGTAGATTTTATGCTGCCTTCTCATAAAAGCAAAGAACCAGCTGCGAATCTAATACTAAAGGAATTGGGATTGACACCAGTAATAGCCGGTAATCTCGCTTTAGGAGAAGGAACAGGAGCTGTGATGCTTTTCCCTCTACTGGATATGGCTCTTAGTGTATACCGCAGCAGCACCACTTTTGATGCTATACAAATAAAAGCCTATGAAAGATTCGAATTAAGCTGA